Within the Thermosynechococcaceae cyanobacterium Okahandja genome, the region CGGAAACCGGTCGCTCGGGTGAGGGGTTCTTCAGTCGCTTGGGGCGGTTTTTACGGGCACTGCAAAACTAAGGGTGCAGGGACAAAGAGCTAGCATAGGCGGCGGCACGCTGCAAAAATTTTACGGCCAGTTCTGGGTGGCCGCCCCAGTGCAGGTGGAGATAGCTGGCATGGAGGCGATCGCTGCCCCAGCCTTCCGGTTGGCCATTCAGGTGCCACAGGGGGGATGCGGGGGAGGGGGTCACCGCAGAGTAGTGAAATTCATGCCCCCATACCTGTTGCCCATGGTCAACGCAGAGGGTCGGGTGCTGTGCCGTGGGGTGGCGATACCCCAGCGTGAGGCGATCGCCCATGCGCGCCAGCGTTGGCAGATGACCCACAAGGGGATACGTGGTACCCTCTTGGGTTTGAATGCCTTGGGATAAGTACATCAGGCCGCCACATTCGGCATAGACGGGTAAGCCGCGCTGAAGCGCCTGCCGCAGGGAGTCTAAAAAGGTGTGATTGGCAGACAATTCGGCGGCAAACACCTCGGGAAAGCCCCCGCCCAAAAGCAGGCCGTTCAGGTTAGCGCTCAGGCAGGCATCCCGCAGCGGTGACACAGGGATCAGGGTGGCACCCAGAGCCTTCAGCAGATCAAGGGCATCCGCGTAATAGAAATGAAAGGCAGCATCTTGGGCAATCCCGATAGGGAGGGGAGAGGGAAGAGGCATGAGGGAAGAGGGAAGAGGCATGAAGGAAGAAGGAAGAGGCGTGAGGAGAGGAGTGAGTTGTGCCCAGTTAAAGGACTCATTTCCAATACGGGCAAGATGATCCCGGAGGGCTGCAATGTCTCTGGATTCCTGGGGGGGAACTAAGCCCAAGTGGCGGCTAGGTAGCGCCAGTAACTGATCGCGGTAGAGAACCCCCAGAATCGGTACCCCAAGGGGGGCAAGGGCCTCTTCGAGAATTTGACGGTGGCGATCGCTCCCCACCCGATTGAGCACCACTCCGGCAATGTGTAAGGCGGGATTGTAGTGGCAGAACCCATAGACGAGCGCCGCTACCGAGGCCGCTTGTTTCTGGACATCTAGAACCAGCAGGATGGGAGCATTCAGTAACTGGGCAATGGCGGCGGTGCTGCCCTCATGGGTGCCCCCCCGACCATCAAACAGCCCCATCACCCCTTCAATTAAAACGCCATCGGCCTCACGACCGTAGTAGCCGACGCAGGCGCGCACATAAGCCGCACTGGTGAGAATGGGGTCAAGGTTGCGGCAGGGACGACCGCTAATGGCGGTATGAAAGAGGGGATCAATATAGTCCGGCCCCACTTTGAAGGTTTGTACCCGCTGCCCCCGCGCCGTCAGGGCGGCATTTAAGGCAAGGGCAACCGTTGTTTTGCCCACACCGCTGCGATCGCCCGCAATCACTAAGGCCATTCCTAATTACATCCCCCCGAAAAAATCTATTCATCCGGCCAAGCCACCGCCATCATTGCCAATACGGCCAGTTTGCCCTATTCTTCAACCCCCATTATGGCCGGAGAGAGACCCCAGCCCCTTGTAAGATGGGAGATTAAGTGTGCAGTTAAGGATTGGGGCAAAAGCCTATGACAGCGGTAACCTCGGTGCCCAGCTTCTGTGAAGGAATTCAGTACTTTGGCGCGGACTGGCCAGACTGGCAGCGCTACGGGCAATCCCCCCTCCTCAGCGCCGAGCAACCCGCGCTTGCGGATCTCGAGGCTCCAGCCGCCGCTTACCAAACGCTCCTTTACGCCGATGCCCTGCGGTACTTGATTTTGCAAATGACCGCCAGTAAAGCTTCGGGGCATCCTGGGGGCTTTGCCAGCCAAGCGGAAGCCTATGCTGCCCTGGTAATGCTGGGGCACAAAAATATCATTACCGAAGTGGGGCACCACGCTCCTGGGTTTTATGCGGCCATGTTCTTGGATCGATCCCTTGAGCAAATGGGCATTCAGACGGTGCAGGATCTGCGCGATCGCTTCCGCGAAAAGCATGGGCTATTAGGGCATCTCTCCGGCTATATTCCGGGGATTTTAGCGCCAGCGGGGCCGCTGGGGCAGGGGCAGCACTTTGCCATGGCTGCCGCGTGGTTGCACCGCACCACCCTATTCCCCTTCACATTGGGGGATGGCGGTTTGGGGGAACCCTACGTAATGAGCAGTATGGCTCACTTCCATACCGCGTTTCCCGAGGTGACCAATTTCTTGCCGGTGCTGGTGTGGAACGGCTTTAGCCAAGAGCACCACAGTATGGTCTCCCTAAAAAGTAACCGCGAAATGATGGCCTACTGGCACGGTCATGGCTTCGAGGAAGTGGTGCTGGTAGATGCCAAGGATTTTGATGATGCTAACCAGCCCGGTGATTATGTGGATAGCACCCTTTTCTCCTTTGGCCAGCGACTTGCCTTCATGAAAGCGGTACTCTTGGGGGTACAGGAAGCGGCGCGATCGGCTCTGTCTGGTAAGCTCACGGTCTTGATCCTCAAGCAACTCAAAGGGGCAGGGGTACACGCCAAAGGGGCTAAATCCCACAATCTGTACGCCCAGCACACCCTAGAGAATGCCGATATTGTCAGCGCCCTGAAAGCGCGTGCCCTTTCCCCCGCCGCTTGGGCACTGGTGCGCCAGAACTGCGAAGCCGCCGCCGGTGGCCCCGCCGCTCAGGTGGTTGTGACGGAGCAGGTGCTAGAGCTGCCGTCCCTAGGGGAGATTCCCCTTGAGGCTTACGAGTTGGGAGACTCTAAGGTGGCCACGACGGCCATGGGTCGTATGGTGGCAGAGGTGGGGCAGCGCGATCGCCGCTATCTGGTCACCAATGCCGATGGCAACGAAGCCTCGGGAATTGGCAACATTAACCAAGCCCTAAAAATTATTCACCCCACCCGTGATGCCCTTTACAACCAAGAGCCGCAGGGACAGGTGTATGAACCCCTGAGCGAAGATGCCTGTGCGGGCTTGGCGGCAGGGCTGTGTTTGATGGGCAGCCGCAGCCTCTGGTGCTCCTACGAGTCCTTTGCCATTAATGGCCTACCCATTTGGCAGACGGTGACCCAAGCAATGGCGGAACTGCGCCGTCCCACGCCAGCAACGGTGACCCTCTATACCGCCGGTGCCCTCGAGCAAGGGCGCAACGGCTGGACGCACCAGCGCCCGGAAATTGAAGCCTATTATGGGGCGTTGCTACGCAATGGCAATGTGTTTGTGCTGTTTCCGCCGGATGCCAACAGTATCCAAGTATGCTACCGCTGGGCACTCACTGCTCAGAATAAGGGGGTTGCCATCTTTGCCAGCAAAACGCCGCTGCCGGTGCGCACCACGTTTGCCCAAACCGAGCAGGCCTTGGTTGAAGGGGCTATGACCCTCTACGAATCCGCCAGTGGGCGTGCCACCCTCGTTCTGGCGGTGCTTGGCGATATGATTCTGAATCCGGTGTATGGGGCGGTACCGACCCTAGAAGCGGCAGGCTATCGGGTACGCATTGTTTCGGTGGTGAATCCGCGGCGCTTGTACCGACCCAGTGATGTGGCTTGGCAAACCTGTGCTGAGCCGGATGATGGGTTTGCTGATGCCGCCACATTTGAGCGTCTTTTTGGCGGCGATGCCCTCTTGGCCATTACCGGCGGAGCGGCTGCTCTGCTCGAGCCGGTGCTGCTGCGTGCCATCTGCCCACGGGATCTACTGGCGTGGCAGCGGGGTGAAACCACCGCCAGTGCTACTGAACTGATGGCCTACAATGGCCTGACCCCCGAGGCCATTTGCGATCGCGCCCATAGCCTCGTCAAACCATAGCCCTTGACCTCCTCTGCTCAGGACGTTCTGATGACAACGGATCACAAAAAAGCACGTGCCCTCAAGCCCGGTAGCCGTCGCCCCGCCAAAGCGCTCTGTAGTGAGTGTGGCCTGTGTAACACCTACTATATCCACTACGTCAAGGAGGCCTGTGCCTTTTTGAACCAGCAGTTTGAGGCCCTCGAAACCCAAGCCCACGGGCGATCGCGCCACCTCGAGAACTGGGATGAGTGCTATTTTGGCGTTCACACCCACATGCTGGCGGCCCGTAAAACCGAACCCATTGCGGGGGCACAGTGGACCGGCATTGTCAGCAGTATTGCCATTGCCATGCTCGAGTCTGGACGGGTGGAAGGAGTCGTCTGCGTTCAAAATAGCGAGAGCGATCGCTTTACCCCCAAGCCGGTGATTGCCCGCAACCGCGCCGAGATTTTAGCCGCACGGGTGAATAAACCCACCCTGTCCCCTAATTTATCGGTGCTGGAGGACGTCGAACGCTCCGGCCTCAAGCGACTACTGGTCATTGGCGTAGGCTGCCAAATCCAAGCCCTGCGAGCGGTGCAGGATAAACTAGGGCTAGAGAAACTCTACGTGTTGGGCACCCCCTGCGTTGATAACGTCACCCGGGCGGGGCTGCAAAAATTCCTTGAGACCACCAGCCGCTCCCCCGATACGGTGGTCTATTACGAGTTCATGCAGGATTTTCGGGTGCACTTTAAGCACAGTGATGGTTCAACAGAAACGGTGCCCTTTTTTGGCCTCAAGACCAATCAACTCAAGGATGTGTTTGCCCCCTCCTGCATGAGTTGCTTTGACTATGTGAATGGCCTTGCTGACTTAGTGGTGGGATACATGGGGGCACCCTTTGGCTGGCAGTGGCTGGTGGTGCGCAACGCCCTTGGTCAAGAAATGCTGGACTTGGTACAGGATCAGCTTGAGACGCAGCCGGTCATGAGCCGGGGCGATCGCCATGCCGCCGTGCAGCAGAGCATTCCTGCCTACGATCAGGGGGTAACGTTGCCGATGTGGGCGGCGCAGTTAATGGGGCTAGTGATAGAGCGGCTCGGGCCAAAGGGGTTGGAGTATGCCCGCTTTTCCATTGACTCCCACTTTACCCGCAACTACTTATTCGTGCGGCGCAACTATCCGGCCAAGCTGGCTGCCCATGTGCCCGCCTTTGCCCAAAAGATTGTGGCGCAGTACCAATTACCGCGCACCTAGCGGGCTAGCGACCCTGCGCCTTGGCATTCTTGGCCGCTGATCTTGCCATGGCACTGCCCTTCTATGGCATTCTGAAAGGGAGATTGTTATCCCCCAGTTGGCATGAGAGCACCCTATGCAAACCCTGCCTAATCCAGTTCAAGCTGCTCCGGTAGAAACGGCGATTGTGCGGCGCAAGACCCGCCCCGTGCCGGTGGGAGCCATCACCATTGGCGGTGGACATCCGGTAGCAGTGCAGTCAATGATTAACGAAGACACCCTTGACATTGAAGGATCCGTTGCTGCCATTCGCCGCCTGCACGAAATTGGCTGTGAAATTGTGCGGGTGACCGTGCCCAGCCTTGCCCATGCCAAAGCCATGGAGGAGATTCGCGATCGCCTCTACAAAACCTATCAGCCCGTCCCCCTCGTGGCAGATGTGCACCAC harbors:
- a CDS encoding cobyrinate a,c-diamide synthase; this encodes MALVIAGDRSGVGKTTVALALNAALTARGQRVQTFKVGPDYIDPLFHTAISGRPCRNLDPILTSAAYVRACVGYYGREADGVLIEGVMGLFDGRGGTHEGSTAAIAQLLNAPILLVLDVQKQAASVAALVYGFCHYNPALHIAGVVLNRVGSDRHRQILEEALAPLGVPILGVLYRDQLLALPSRHLGLVPPQESRDIAALRDHLARIGNESFNWAQLTPLLTPLPSSFMPLPSSLMPLPSPLPIGIAQDAAFHFYYADALDLLKALGATLIPVSPLRDACLSANLNGLLLGGGFPEVFAAELSANHTFLDSLRQALQRGLPVYAECGGLMYLSQGIQTQEGTTYPLVGHLPTLARMGDRLTLGYRHPTAQHPTLCVDHGQQVWGHEFHYSAVTPSPASPLWHLNGQPEGWGSDRLHASYLHLHWGGHPELAVKFLQRAAAYASSLSLHP
- a CDS encoding Coenzyme F420 hydrogenase/dehydrogenase, beta subunit C-terminal domain, which gives rise to MTTDHKKARALKPGSRRPAKALCSECGLCNTYYIHYVKEACAFLNQQFEALETQAHGRSRHLENWDECYFGVHTHMLAARKTEPIAGAQWTGIVSSIAIAMLESGRVEGVVCVQNSESDRFTPKPVIARNRAEILAARVNKPTLSPNLSVLEDVERSGLKRLLVIGVGCQIQALRAVQDKLGLEKLYVLGTPCVDNVTRAGLQKFLETTSRSPDTVVYYEFMQDFRVHFKHSDGSTETVPFFGLKTNQLKDVFAPSCMSCFDYVNGLADLVVGYMGAPFGWQWLVVRNALGQEMLDLVQDQLETQPVMSRGDRHAAVQQSIPAYDQGVTLPMWAAQLMGLVIERLGPKGLEYARFSIDSHFTRNYLFVRRNYPAKLAAHVPAFAQKIVAQYQLPRT